One segment of Xanthomonas oryzae pv. oryzae DNA contains the following:
- a CDS encoding RidA family protein: MLRSITTVIAAAMLWSASVGAAHAAEVIRHKIPNSDFPIAAAVEIPAGKATVYLSGKVPAVIDPNAPKDSAATYGDTKAQTVSVLNQIKQQLATLGLGMGDVVKMQAFLVGDPAMGGKMDFDGFMEGYRQFFGTKEQPNLPARSAFQIAALGNPLYRVEIEVVAVRP; encoded by the coding sequence ATGCTCCGTTCCATCACGACCGTTATCGCCGCTGCAATGCTGTGGTCTGCCAGTGTCGGCGCCGCGCACGCCGCCGAGGTGATCCGCCACAAGATTCCCAACAGCGATTTCCCCATTGCTGCCGCGGTGGAAATTCCCGCCGGCAAGGCCACGGTGTATCTCAGCGGCAAGGTGCCGGCGGTGATCGATCCCAATGCGCCAAAGGATTCCGCTGCCACCTATGGCGACACCAAGGCGCAAACGGTGAGCGTGTTGAACCAGATCAAACAGCAGCTGGCCACGCTTGGGTTGGGCATGGGCGATGTGGTGAAGATGCAGGCGTTTCTGGTCGGCGACCCGGCCATGGGCGGCAAGATGGATTTCGATGGCTTCATGGAAGGGTATCGCCAGTTCTTCGGTACCAAGGAGCAGCCCAATCTGCCGGCACGCTCGGCGTTCCAGATCGCGGCATTGGGTAACCCGCTGTACCGGGTCGAGATCGAAGTTGTCGCTGTGCGTCCCTGA
- the azu gene encoding azurin, with translation MTLFSTIAVCALALMAPSAWARTCAVTITGNDQMTFDQNAIKLAPDCTQVELTLKHSGKMAATVMGHNWVLTKAADFQAVANAGVRSTIADSYLPKADARVIAHTKVIGGGDSTTVSFPTSKLSKGADYIFFCSFPGHWAMMKGTLSFG, from the coding sequence TTGACGCTTTTTTCCACCATTGCCGTGTGTGCGCTGGCGCTGATGGCGCCTTCGGCCTGGGCACGGACGTGTGCGGTGACCATCACCGGCAACGATCAGATGACGTTCGACCAGAACGCGATCAAGCTCGCGCCCGATTGCACGCAGGTCGAGCTCACGCTCAAGCACTCCGGCAAGATGGCCGCCACGGTGATGGGGCATAACTGGGTGTTGACCAAGGCTGCCGATTTCCAGGCGGTGGCCAACGCGGGCGTCCGCTCGACCATCGCCGACAGTTATCTGCCCAAGGCCGACGCGCGCGTGATTGCGCACACCAAGGTCATCGGCGGCGGCGACAGCACCACGGTGAGTTTTCCGACCAGCAAGCTGAGCAAGGGCGCCGACTACATCTTTTTCTGTTCGTTCCCCGGGCACTGGGCGATGATGAAGGGCACGCTGAGTTTTGGATGA
- the hemL gene encoding glutamate-1-semialdehyde 2,1-aminomutase, which yields MNHSRSHALFAQAQTVLPGGVNSPVRAFKSVGGEPFFVARADGSYLFDVDGNRYIDYVGSWGPMIAGHNHPAVREAVERAIRDGLSFGAPCAAEVTMAETITGLVPSCEMVRMVNSGTEATLSAVRLARGATGRNRIIKFEGCYHGHGDSFLVKAGSGMLTLGVPTSPGVPAGLSELTATLSFNDFEGATALFDEIGPEVAAVIIEPVVGNANCIPPQAGYLQHLRTLCTRHGALLIFDEVMTGFRVALGGAQAHYGVTPDLSTFGKIIGGGMPVGAYGGRRDLMEQIAPAGPIYQAGTLSGNPVAMAAGLAMLELVQEPGFHMRLSEATSTLCEGLKDAARAAGIAVTTNQVGGMFGLFFTDDIVESYAQATACDITSFNRFFHAMLQRGVYLAPSAYEAGFMSSAHDATVIEATLAAARDAFADVAR from the coding sequence ATGAACCACTCCCGCTCCCACGCCCTGTTCGCCCAGGCGCAGACCGTGCTACCCGGAGGCGTCAACTCGCCGGTGCGGGCGTTCAAGTCGGTCGGTGGCGAGCCGTTCTTCGTGGCGCGTGCCGATGGCTCGTACCTGTTCGATGTCGATGGCAACCGCTACATCGACTACGTGGGCTCGTGGGGTCCGATGATTGCCGGGCATAACCACCCGGCGGTGCGCGAAGCGGTGGAGCGTGCGATCCGCGACGGGCTGTCGTTCGGTGCGCCGTGCGCGGCCGAAGTGACGATGGCTGAAACCATCACCGGGCTGGTGCCCTCGTGCGAGATGGTGCGCATGGTCAATTCCGGCACCGAAGCCACGCTGTCGGCAGTACGCCTGGCGCGTGGCGCCACCGGGCGCAATCGCATCATCAAGTTCGAAGGCTGTTACCACGGCCACGGCGACTCGTTCCTGGTCAAGGCCGGCAGCGGCATGCTGACCCTGGGCGTGCCGACCTCGCCCGGCGTGCCGGCAGGCCTGAGCGAGCTGACCGCCACGCTGAGCTTCAACGACTTCGAAGGCGCCACCGCCCTGTTCGACGAGATTGGCCCGGAAGTAGCAGCGGTGATCATCGAGCCGGTGGTGGGCAACGCCAACTGCATTCCGCCGCAGGCCGGCTACCTGCAGCATCTGCGTACGCTGTGCACACGGCATGGCGCGTTGCTGATCTTCGACGAAGTGATGACCGGCTTCCGCGTCGCGCTCGGTGGCGCACAGGCGCATTACGGCGTCACCCCGGACCTGAGCACCTTCGGCAAGATCATCGGCGGCGGCATGCCGGTGGGTGCGTACGGCGGTCGCCGCGACTTGATGGAGCAGATCGCTCCGGCCGGGCCGATCTACCAGGCCGGCACCTTGTCGGGCAATCCGGTGGCCATGGCTGCCGGGCTGGCGATGCTGGAACTGGTGCAGGAACCGGGCTTCCACATGCGCCTGAGCGAGGCCACCAGCACGTTGTGCGAAGGCCTCAAAGATGCCGCGCGCGCAGCCGGCATTGCCGTCACCACCAATCAGGTCGGCGGCATGTTCGGGCTGTTCTTCACCGACGACATCGTGGAGAGCTACGCACAGGCCACGGCGTGCGACATCACCAGCTTCAACCGTTTCTTCCACGCCATGCTGCAGCGGGGCGTGTATCTGGCTCCCTCGGCGTACGAGGCCGGCTTTATGTCCAGCGCGCACGATGCCACCGTGATCGAAGCCACGCTGGCGGCAGCACGCGACGCGTTTGCGGACGTTGCGCGCTGA
- a CDS encoding TonB-dependent receptor yields the protein MNRSIQKRGLALALALAMGSVHAQSTTGSIVGSVGQGSGTSVLVENNSGLSREVPVDARGRYTAGNLPLGTYKVTVKRDGAVVETRENVAITVGANTDVSFAANAAGSGVQTLDSVTVNAASLTTIDVSSVDTRTVVTAEQLQQLPLGRTAEAIALLAPGVVVNSGGFDNGPLGGSLPSFGGSAASENAYYLNGFNTTTISNNLGGLTLPYGAIDQQEIFTGGYGAQYGRANGGVINQIGKRGTNGWTFGATVIWEPNGLKANQRDIYWRPDSQGSTINNAAYRYARAANGLYQPASEAEASQTTYSAYVGGPIIQDKLFFFLAAEQVNSDGVRVGTNRDTDNGRTGGLTDDDYKQKRWYAKVDWNITDNHLIEVTGASDVAETNGSIYRYDYLARRRGAYFTDESTWKTGPTLFTGKYTGYLGDNLTVTALYGKMRTPDELTPFNYDAAGGPVINSAALQNPAYTGGTPRIGNQLVASVSSPDREYKKDNQRLNLEWRIGHHTLNVGIDNQTSEGIDVGSILSGPGYAWTYGQTNDPYGLATGGLVSQSANEAGGVGAPSPGLVDPVNGASGYYVVRNINTRLYSYEAKQRAYYIEDKWQVTDNVLLSLGLRKDEFTNYTPFGDPYIEIDNAWAPRLGFSWDVNGDSSLKVFGNLGRYYLGLPLSAVGLFTPAATTDTYFTYSGINADGTPILAQQLGSAVSVNSRFGRIADVRTAVAKDIEGENQDELILGFTRQLDSGWVLGVRGTHRRLNAGIDDQNYDVSNTALIDAAAAQGVTIDFSKVAGAALINPGQTNTWGVIGTDGQFHEVSVSREAAGFPKFKRNYSAVEFNLERPFDGKWYAKVNYVWSHSYGTTEGQVRSDLWRTGGALGSYQGQASVSTTQSWDHAALMEHFNGDQSNDHRHQLKLFGFYQFTPQWGASANVSLISGAPHNCLGNYYGTEYSGRDPAGYGGSAITGGPYHYCYNPETGTGVASPPGSQGRLGWIAQLDMGVTYKPAFAEGKLALRFDVFNITNEQTATNIYPFSQLPDNTTNPLWNQVVAYQAPRSGRVTLSYDF from the coding sequence ATGAATCGTAGTATCCAGAAGCGTGGCTTGGCATTGGCATTGGCATTGGCCATGGGCAGCGTCCACGCACAGTCCACTACCGGCAGCATCGTCGGCAGTGTAGGGCAGGGCAGTGGCACGAGCGTGCTGGTGGAAAACAACAGCGGTCTGAGTCGCGAAGTGCCGGTGGATGCACGCGGTCGTTACACCGCCGGCAATCTGCCGCTGGGCACTTACAAAGTAACGGTCAAGCGCGATGGCGCCGTGGTGGAAACCCGCGAGAACGTCGCCATTACTGTGGGGGCCAACACCGACGTCTCGTTCGCCGCCAACGCTGCGGGGAGCGGCGTGCAGACCCTGGACAGCGTCACCGTCAACGCTGCCAGCCTGACCACCATCGACGTCAGCAGCGTGGATACGCGTACCGTGGTCACCGCCGAACAGTTGCAGCAACTGCCGCTGGGCCGCACCGCCGAAGCGATCGCGTTGCTGGCACCGGGCGTGGTGGTCAACAGCGGCGGCTTCGACAACGGCCCGCTCGGCGGCTCGTTGCCCAGCTTCGGCGGCTCGGCCGCCAGCGAAAATGCGTACTACCTCAACGGCTTCAACACCACCACCATCAGCAACAACCTGGGCGGCCTGACCCTGCCGTACGGTGCCATCGACCAGCAGGAAATCTTCACCGGCGGCTACGGCGCGCAGTACGGCCGTGCCAACGGCGGTGTGATCAACCAGATCGGCAAGCGCGGCACCAACGGGTGGACGTTCGGTGCCACGGTGATCTGGGAGCCGAACGGCCTCAAGGCCAACCAGCGCGACATCTATTGGCGCCCGGACAGCCAGGGCAGCACCATCAACAACGCCGCCTACCGTTACGCGCGTGCGGCCAATGGCCTGTATCAGCCCGCCAGCGAGGCCGAGGCCAGCCAGACGACCTACAGTGCCTACGTCGGCGGGCCGATCATCCAGGACAAGCTGTTCTTCTTCCTTGCAGCCGAGCAGGTGAACTCCGACGGCGTACGCGTCGGCACCAATCGCGACACCGACAACGGCCGTACCGGCGGCCTCACCGACGACGACTACAAGCAGAAGCGCTGGTACGCCAAGGTGGATTGGAACATCACCGACAACCACCTGATCGAGGTGACCGGTGCCAGCGACGTCGCCGAAACCAACGGCTCGATCTACCGCTACGACTATCTTGCGCGTCGGCGTGGCGCCTACTTCACCGACGAATCCACCTGGAAAACCGGGCCGACGCTGTTCACCGGCAAGTACACCGGCTATCTGGGCGACAACCTCACCGTGACCGCGCTGTACGGCAAGATGAGAACGCCGGACGAACTGACGCCATTCAACTACGACGCGGCTGGCGGCCCGGTGATCAATAGCGCCGCGCTGCAGAATCCGGCCTATACCGGCGGCACACCGCGCATCGGCAATCAGCTGGTCGCCTCGGTCAGCTCGCCCGACCGCGAATACAAAAAAGACAACCAGCGCCTGAACTTGGAGTGGCGCATCGGCCACCACACGCTCAACGTCGGTATCGATAACCAGACGTCCGAAGGCATCGACGTCGGCTCGATCCTCTCTGGCCCCGGCTACGCCTGGACCTACGGCCAGACCAATGATCCGTACGGGCTGGCCACCGGCGGGTTGGTGAGCCAGTCGGCCAACGAAGCCGGCGGCGTCGGTGCGCCGAGCCCGGGCCTGGTGGATCCGGTCAATGGGGCGAGCGGCTACTACGTGGTGCGCAACATCAACACCAGGCTGTATTCGTACGAGGCCAAGCAGCGCGCCTATTACATCGAAGACAAGTGGCAGGTCACCGACAATGTGTTGCTGAGCCTGGGCCTGCGCAAGGACGAGTTCACCAACTACACCCCGTTCGGTGATCCCTATATCGAAATCGACAACGCCTGGGCGCCGCGCTTGGGCTTCAGCTGGGACGTCAATGGCGATTCCAGCCTCAAGGTTTTCGGTAACCTTGGCCGTTACTACCTCGGTTTGCCGCTGTCGGCGGTGGGCCTGTTCACCCCGGCGGCCACCACCGATACCTACTTCACCTACAGCGGCATCAATGCCGATGGCACGCCCATTTTGGCGCAGCAGTTGGGCTCGGCGGTCTCCGTCAATTCGCGCTTCGGTCGTATCGCCGATGTACGCACCGCGGTGGCCAAGGACATCGAAGGTGAAAATCAGGACGAACTCATCCTCGGTTTCACCAGGCAACTCGACAGCGGCTGGGTGCTGGGCGTGCGCGGCACGCACCGTCGCCTCAACGCCGGCATCGACGACCAGAACTACGATGTCTCCAATACCGCGTTGATCGATGCGGCGGCGGCGCAAGGCGTGACCATCGATTTTTCCAAGGTGGCGGGCGCAGCGTTGATCAATCCGGGCCAGACCAACACCTGGGGCGTGATTGGCACCGATGGCCAGTTCCACGAAGTATCGGTGAGCCGCGAAGCGGCGGGTTTCCCGAAGTTCAAGCGCAATTATTCGGCGGTGGAATTCAATCTGGAACGTCCGTTCGACGGCAAGTGGTACGCCAAGGTCAACTACGTCTGGTCGCATAGCTACGGCACCACCGAAGGCCAGGTGCGTTCGGATCTGTGGCGGACCGGCGGTGCGCTCGGCAGCTATCAGGGCCAGGCATCGGTCTCGACCACACAGAGCTGGGACCACGCGGCGTTGATGGAGCATTTCAACGGCGATCAATCCAACGATCATCGCCATCAGCTCAAGTTGTTCGGGTTCTACCAGTTCACCCCGCAATGGGGCGCATCGGCCAATGTCAGCCTGATTTCCGGCGCTCCGCATAACTGCTTGGGCAACTACTATGGGACCGAATACAGCGGCCGCGATCCGGCCGGCTACGGCGGCAGTGCAATCACCGGAGGTCCCTACCACTACTGCTACAACCCGGAAACCGGCACCGGTGTGGCATCGCCTCCGGGTTCGCAGGGACGCCTTGGCTGGATCGCGCAGCTGGATATGGGCGTGACCTACAAGCCGGCATTTGCCGAAGGCAAGCTGGCGTTGCGTTTCGACGTATTCAACATCACCAATGAGCAGACCGCGACCAATATCTACCCGTTCTCGCAGCTGCCCGACAACACCACCAACCCGCTATGGAACCAGGTCGTCGCCTACCAGGCGCCACGCTCGGGCCGGGTGACGTTGAGTTACGACTTCTGA